The window AGATCTCCGGCGGCTTCACCCAGCAGTCCGCGCAGGACCTGGGCAACATCCTCTCCTACGGCGCCCTGCCGCTCTCCTTCAGCGAGGACAGCGTCACCACCGTCACCGCCGCGCTCGGCGGTGAGCAGCTGCGGGCCGGCCTGATCGCCGGTGCCATCGGTCTGCTGCTCGTGGTGATCTACCTGCTGGTGTACTACCGCGGCCTGGCGTTCGTCGCCATCCTGAGCCTCCTGGTCTCCGCGATCCTGACCTACACGATCATGTCGCTGCTCGGGAAGGGCATCGGCTTCGCGCTGAACCTGCCTGCCGTCTGCGGTGCGATCGTCGCGATCGGCATCACGGCGGACTCGTTCATCGTGTACTTCGAACGCATCCGGGACGAGATCCGCGAGGGCCGCACCCTGCGTCCGGCCGTCGAGCGTGCCTGGCCGCGCGCCCGCCGCACGATCCTGGTCTCCGACTTCGTGTCGTTCCTGGCCGCCGCGGTGCTGTTCATCGTCACGGTCGGCAAGGTGCAGGGCTTCGCGTTCACACTGGGTCTGACGACCCTGCTCGACGTGGTCGTGGTGTTCCTCTTCACCAAGCCGATCATGACGCTGCTGGCGCGTACGAAGTTCTTCGCCGGCGGTCACCCGTGGTCCGGGCTGGACCCGAAGCGGCTGGGTGTCAAGCCCCCGCTGCGCCGGGGCCGCCGTACCGGTGCCGTCCCCGCCCCCGTCGACGTAAAGGAGGCGTGAGAGATGTCGAAGCTGGGAGATCTCGGCGCCAAGCTGTACCGCGGTGAGGTCGGATACGACTTCGTCGGAAAGCGCTTCCTCTGGTACGGCGTTTCCATCCTGATCACCATCACGGCGATCGTCGCCCTGGCCGTCCAAGGCCTCAACATGGGCATCGAGTTCAAGGGCGGTGCGGTCTTCACCACCCCGAAGACGGCCGTCGCCGAGGCCAAGGCGCGGGAGTTCGCGGAAGAGGCCTCCGGCCACGACGCGATCGTCCAGCAGCTCGGCACCGGCGGCCTGCGCATCCAGATCTCCGGTCTGGACACCGCCGCCGCGACCGACGTCAAGAAGGTCCTCGCCACCGACCTCAAGGTCACCGAGGCCGACATCAACGCCGACCTGGTCGGTCCCAGCTGGGGCTCCCAGATCGCGAACAAGGCCTGGACCGGCCTCGGCATCTTCATGGTCCTCGTGGTGATCTACCTCGCCATCGCCTTCGAGTGGCGCATGGCGGTCGCGGCGCTGATCGCCCTGATCCACGACCTCACGATCACCGTGGGTGTGTACGCACTCGTCGGCTTCGAGGTCACGCCGGGCACGGTCATCGGTCTGCTGACGATCCTCGGTTACTCCCTCTACGACACCGTCGTCGTCTTCGACGGTCTCAAGGAGGGCTCGAAGGACATCACGAAGCAGACCCGCTGGACGTACAGCGAGGTCGCCAACCGCAGCATCAACGGCACCCTGGTCCGTTCGATCAACACCACGGTCGTGGCGCTGCTGCCGGTCGCGGCCCTGCTGTTCATCGGCGGCGGCTTCCTGGGCGCCGGCATGCTGAACGACATCTCGCTGTCGCTGTTCGTCGGCCTCGCGGCCGGTGCGTACTCCTCGATCTTCATCGCGACCCCGCTGGTCGTGGACCTCAAGGAGCGCGAGCCGGCGATGAAGGCCCTCAAGAAGCGGGTGCTCGCGAAGCGGGCGGCCGCGGCCGCCCGGGGCGAGTCCCCGGACGAGGGCTACGAGGGCGAGGACGAGCCCCAGGTCGCGGGGCAGGGCCGGTCGGGGCGGCGGCGTTGACCGCGCCGCTGTCCGAGGACGTACGGGCCCTGCTGCTCAGCCGGATCAAGGACGTGCCGGACTACCCGAAGCCGGGCGTGATGTTCAAGGACATCACCCCGCTGCTGGCGGACCCCAGGGCGTTCGCCGCCCTGACGGACACGCTGGTGGAGCTGGCCGGGCGGTACGGCGCGACGAAGATCGTCGGGCTGGAGGCGCGGGGATTCATCCTCGCGGCTCCGGTGGCCGTCCAGGCCGGGATCGGCTTCGTGCCGGTGCGCAAGGCCGGGAAGCTGCCGGGCGCGACGCTCGCGCAGTCGTACGAGCTGGAGTACGGCACGGCGGAGATCGAGGTCCACGCGGAGGATCTGTCGGCCGGTGACCGGGTCATGGTCATCGACGACGTGCTGGCCACCGGTGGTACCGCCGAGGCCTCGCTCTCGCTGATCCGGCGGGCGGGGGCGGAGGTCGCCGGTGTGGCGGTCCTGATGGAACTGTCGTTCCTCCCCGGCCGGGCGAAGCTGGGCCCGGCTCTGGACGGGGCTCCGCTGGACGCGCTGATCGTGGTCTGACCCCTGCTGTGCCGAAGCGGCGGGTATCCGGGAAGTCCCGGGTGCCCGCCGCTTCCGTGTCGGGCGCCGCTGCCGGGGACCAGCCCCCGGACCCCCGCGCCTCAAGCGCCGGCGGGGCTGGAAAGAACGGGGCTCCGCCCCGGACCCCCGCGCCTCAAACGCCGGCGGGGCTGGAACCCGGCTCGAGGCGGAGGCTCGGGGAACGGGGTGGCCGAACCCTCGCTACGATGGGTTGTCCGGACCGG of the Streptomyces sp. NBC_01294 genome contains:
- the secF gene encoding protein translocase subunit SecF, which translates into the protein MSKLGDLGAKLYRGEVGYDFVGKRFLWYGVSILITITAIVALAVQGLNMGIEFKGGAVFTTPKTAVAEAKAREFAEEASGHDAIVQQLGTGGLRIQISGLDTAAATDVKKVLATDLKVTEADINADLVGPSWGSQIANKAWTGLGIFMVLVVIYLAIAFEWRMAVAALIALIHDLTITVGVYALVGFEVTPGTVIGLLTILGYSLYDTVVVFDGLKEGSKDITKQTRWTYSEVANRSINGTLVRSINTTVVALLPVAALLFIGGGFLGAGMLNDISLSLFVGLAAGAYSSIFIATPLVVDLKEREPAMKALKKRVLAKRAAAAARGESPDEGYEGEDEPQVAGQGRSGRRR
- a CDS encoding adenine phosphoribosyltransferase; amino-acid sequence: MTAPLSEDVRALLLSRIKDVPDYPKPGVMFKDITPLLADPRAFAALTDTLVELAGRYGATKIVGLEARGFILAAPVAVQAGIGFVPVRKAGKLPGATLAQSYELEYGTAEIEVHAEDLSAGDRVMVIDDVLATGGTAEASLSLIRRAGAEVAGVAVLMELSFLPGRAKLGPALDGAPLDALIVV